The Wansuia hejianensis genomic interval TTATGGCCTGACGGATATATTCTTTAAATTCCAGGAATATTACTCCAACATCCGGCTTCATGTGATTGAAGCAAACAGTGTGCCTATCATAGAGGATTTCACAAAGGGTAAAATGGATCTGGCATTTCTGCGGGATAATTACCTGCCCGTCGGAGACTTTAAGATCTTTCCGTTGGTAGATGATGAGTTGGTGCTGGTCACGAATTATTCCCACTGGCTGGCAAAGTATGATGAAATTGATCTGAAGGAAGCAGAAAACGAAAAGTTTCTCTTCCTGGGAAACAATACAGGAATGTACGAAAGCTGCCGCCAGGCCTGTATAAAAGCCGGTTTTGTGCCGCGGGAGCAGGTGTTGGACGTGCGGAGCAGTACAATTAAAAACCTGGTTGCAAACGGTCAGGGTGTATCCCTGATGATGCACCAGTCTATCAAATATATGGATGATCCCCGGATTAAGATTATCCGGCTGAAGGATCCGAGCATTATCAACCTGTCTTTAATAGTAAGAAACGGTGCGATTACAGATGCCGTTTCGACCTTCATTGAATATGTGACAGATTCTTTTGGAAAGTTATAAAAGGCGGTCATCCCTGTGAATAAGCAGCCCGGCGCTGCGAAAGAGAGGATGAAGGACAAATGGCGAAAATCAGTTGTAGTTTAAGAGAGTTCCTGCAGGTTTTAGAAGAAGAAGAGATGCTGCTGCGCGTAACAGAAGAAGTGTCCCCGGAACCGGATATCGGCGCGGCGGGGCGCGCCGCAGCCAATTCGGCCTGGAAGCCTGCGGTATATTTTGAAAAGATCAAGGGATACACGACTCCGGTGGTGACCAATGTGCACGGATCCTGGAAGAGTCATGCCCTGATGCTGGGCATGGACAAAGATACCCCGGTGAAGGAGCAGTTCTTTGAATTGAACCGGCGGTGGGATAAGTACCCAGTGGAGCCGGTCATCGTGAAACGCGAAGAGGCTCCCTGTAAGGAAAATATAATCACAGAGAATATTGACCTGTTCCGGGTGCTTTCTCCTTACCGCATCAACGACCAGGACGGAGGCTTTTTTCTCTCCAAGGCGGCGGTTGTGACAGGAGATCCGGAGTGCCCGGAAGATTTACATAAGTTAAACGTGGGAACTTACAGAATCCAGATTAAGG includes:
- a CDS encoding LysR family transcriptional regulator — translated: MTIEQLQYFMAIAKYKNFSTAAEECYISQSSLSKQIKALEQELGGVELFDRNTKKLDITYAGKEFYISADKILMEYQKMINNMKKYMDGHTEVLNIGTIPVMNHYGLTDIFFKFQEYYSNIRLHVIEANSVPIIEDFTKGKMDLAFLRDNYLPVGDFKIFPLVDDELVLVTNYSHWLAKYDEIDLKEAENEKFLFLGNNTGMYESCRQACIKAGFVPREQVLDVRSSTIKNLVANGQGVSLMMHQSIKYMDDPRIKIIRLKDPSIINLSLIVRNGAITDAVSTFIEYVTDSFGKL